A genomic segment from Castor canadensis chromosome 1, mCasCan1.hap1v2, whole genome shotgun sequence encodes:
- the Lrrc10b gene encoding leucine-rich repeat-containing protein 10B, whose protein sequence is MGIAESTPDELPSDAEEQLRSGEQQLELSGRRLRRLPSAVCALSRLQKLYVSGTGLRELPEEIEELRELRILALDFNKLESLPDGLCRLPRLTRLYLGGNRLLALPADFAQLQSLRCLWIEGNFLRRFPRPLLRLVALQSLQMGDNRLRALPAELPRMTGLRGLWLYGNRFEEFPPALLRMGRLHILDLDRNRLGGFPDLHPLRALRVFSYDHNPVTGPPRVADTVFLVGEGAVERMAERDEPTPRPPPRRPARVFDDEEEEDLLIGGAGSRALRPPGDSLRALEGAPGLGT, encoded by the coding sequence ATGGGCATCGCCGAGTCCACTCCGGACGAGCTGCCGTCGGACGCAGAGGAGCAGCTGCGCAGCGGCGAACAGCAGCTGGAGCTGAGCGGGCGGCGGCTGCGGCGGCTGCCCAGCGCTGTGTGCGCGCTGAGCCGCCTGCAGAAGCTGTACGTGAGCGGCACGGGGCTGCGCGAGCTGCCAGAGGAGATCGAGGAGCTGCGCGAGCTGCGCATCCTGGCGCTCGACTTCAACAAGCTTGAGAGCCTGCCCGACGGCCTGTGTCGCCTGCCGCGCCTCACGCGTCTCTACCTGGGTGGCAACCGGCTGCTGGCGCTGCCCGCTGACTTCGCGCAGCTGCAGAGCCTGCGCTGCCTCTGGATCGAGGGCAACTTCCTGCGCCGCTTTCCGCGACCGCTGCTGCGCCTAGTGGCGCTGCAATCGCTGCAGATGGGCGACAATCGGCTGCGCGCGCTGCCCGCAGAGCTGCCACGCATGACGGGCTTGCGCGGCCTCTGGCTGTATGGCAACCGCTTCGAGGAGTTCCCGCCCGCGCTGCTGCGCATGGGCCGCCTGCATATCCTCGACCTCGACCGCAACCGCCTGGGCGGCTTTCCCGACCTGCACCCGCTGCGCGCGCTGCGCGTCTTCTCCTACGACCACAACCCGGTCACCGGACCCCCGCGAGTTGCAGACACCGTTTTCCTCGTGGGTGAGGGTGCAGTCGAACGCATGGCAGAGCGCGACGAGCCTACGCCCCGGCCGCCGCCTCGGCGCCCAGCAAGGGTCTTTGAcgatgaagaggaagaagacctGCTCATAGGGGGCGCTGGGTCCCGGGCCCTGCGGCCCCCCGGGGACAGCCTCCGCGCCCTGGAAGGCGCTCCAGGACTGGGCACCTGA
- the Saxo4 gene encoding stabilizer of axonemal microtubules 4, translating into MMGKLPLGVVSPYVKMSSGGCSDPLKFYATSYCTAYGREEFKPRMGSHVGTGYKSNYRPLVSYQPHLDALDSPAMGEQLRDNFQTVTSQSYCPLEVPDGKGPLPWNMYQTSSAYGREKPNTVPLTKEVRKVHFDTQDHGPQTITGLEPKDVPLLHQQQGKGSLEWENSRYGPRFMTSEYNSKYLKQTPSQSDLLQKKSLGAKEETGFTEESTKNPIVFQPPSQALPGDPVLHPGRSVTKSDFLPMGHPHGSEFLPVLARGSERETGYSRVNERTLNPRVPPPSPEPSSISHRQYQSPQRVQQTNVAMLGQETVGNKEPTGFSLNNPTYVRSSYDPDRDHRYLTTYNQGYFENIPKGLDREGWTRGGIQPQVAGAYALNQPVSRMEATPSPSESLRHMHPHVGRTLTSVDPFYRDIPYSSRHMESS; encoded by the exons ATGATGGGGAAACTCCCCCTGGGGGTTGTCTCCCCTTATGTGAAGATGAGTTCAGGGGGCTGCTCGGACCCCCTGAAATTCTACGCCACCAGCTACTGCACAGCCTATG GTCGGGAGGAGTTCAAGCCCCGCATGGGCAGTCACGTAGGCACAGGCTACAAATCGAATTACCGGCCCCTGGTCTCCTACCAACCCCACCTGGATGCCCTGGATAGCCCAGCCATGGG GGAACAACTCCGGGACAATTTCCAGACAGTGACCAGTCAGAGTTACTGCCCCCTGGAGGTGCCTGATGGCAAGGGCCCACTACCCTGGAATATGTACCAGACCAGCTCAGCCTATGGGCGGGAGAAACCCAACACGGTGCCCCTCACTAAAGAG GTCAGGAAGGTCCATTTCGACACCCAGGATCATGGGCCCCAGACCATCACGGGGCTGGAACCTAAGGATGTACCCCTACTCCACCAGCAGCAGGGCAAGGGCTCGCTGGAGTGGGAGAACTCACGCTAC GGCCCGCGCTTCATGACATCTGAGTATAACTCTAAGTATCTCAAGCAGACTCCCAGCCAGTCAG ACCTCTTGCAGAAGAAGTCACTTGGCGCCAAGGAGGAGACCGGCTTCACAGAAGAATCCACCAAGAACCCCATTGTCTTCCAGCCACCCTCCCAGGCCCTCCCTGGGGACCCT GTCCTCCACCCAGGCCGGAGTGTCACCAAGTCTGACTTCCTCCCTATGGGTCACCCTCAT GGAAGTGAGTTCCTCCCTGTGTTGGCCAGAGGCTCCGAACGGGAGACAGGCTACAGCCGAGTGAATGAAAGGACTTTGAACCCCAGA GTGCCCCCTCCCAGCCCGGAGCCCAGCAGCATAAGCCACCGGCAGTACCAGTCCCCCCAGCGAGTGCAACAGACAAATGTTGCCATGCTTGGCCAGGAGACCGTGGGGAACAAG GAGCCCACAGGGTTCAGTCTTAACAACCCCACCTATGTCCGGAGCTCCTATGACCCTGACAGAGATCATCGCTACTTGACCACCTACAACCAAGG GTACTTTGAGAACATCCCCAAGGGTCTGGACAGGGAAGGCTGGACTCGAGGAGGCATCCAGCCCCAAGTGGCAGGAGCTTATGCCCTTAACCAGCCAGTCTCCCGCATGGAGGCCACCCCGAGTCCCTCAGAGAGCCTGAGGCACATGCACCCCCACGTGGGAAG AACCCTGACCTCAGTTGACCCCTTTTACCGTGACATACCTTACAGCAGCCGTCACATGGAATCCAGCTGA